A single genomic interval of Spirosoma taeanense harbors:
- a CDS encoding OmpA family protein: MIRFLTIWLSVISLLAQGQQVDSSCFRLQGRLIDLATHQPLNAAQLVAKTLNGRQKISTSSQSGTFSAALPCGTTDLYIERIGYRSHTIPIRLFPSQQNMPVTVLIPLIPVDRQNQDKPYLQTEQTSYVQTDSITDQSVRDNNRVQHNTFLITDAIQGKPLSATVCLFYTKTGEKRCLGTNAQGWLQRDFDQKDIIALEIRSIGYQPYDGNLIVEQLNGQFLRHEIRLQRELTLFSVNAPEATRCELRTKAKTVALVAMTGYPHQYVAYDLSPGPYELVVNYGVQVIRQPVHLNTGLNYMSVDQPSMNPVSTPAPVSPSVPVAVKATVEPLMTLPDSLPMIYFEQGSYQLRPDSQDVLRQIAQYMKSHPAYTLQITGHTDNVGNPQINQTLSIYRALVTARFLANLGVAENLLTKDGIGSRQPIAPNDTEDNRALNRRVSLKLRTAQ, translated from the coding sequence TTGATCAGATTCTTAACGATATGGCTATCTGTAATTTCTTTGCTGGCACAAGGTCAGCAAGTAGATTCATCGTGTTTTCGTTTACAGGGAAGGCTAATTGATCTTGCCACTCACCAGCCGCTAAACGCAGCCCAATTAGTGGCGAAAACTCTTAACGGTCGGCAGAAGATAAGCACAAGTAGCCAATCGGGTACGTTCTCGGCGGCCTTGCCCTGTGGCACAACGGATCTGTATATCGAACGAATCGGTTACCGATCACACACTATTCCAATTCGTCTGTTCCCCAGTCAGCAGAATATGCCTGTTACTGTTCTAATCCCCTTAATACCCGTTGATAGGCAGAATCAGGATAAGCCTTATCTGCAAACGGAGCAGACCAGTTATGTGCAAACGGACAGTATAACTGACCAATCTGTCAGGGACAATAACCGTGTTCAGCATAATACGTTTCTGATTACTGATGCGATTCAAGGTAAACCACTTTCGGCTACGGTCTGCCTTTTCTACACGAAAACGGGAGAGAAACGTTGTCTGGGCACCAACGCACAAGGCTGGCTTCAGCGCGATTTTGACCAGAAAGATATTATCGCGTTAGAGATTCGCTCCATTGGCTATCAACCCTACGATGGCAATCTGATTGTTGAGCAGTTAAATGGACAATTTCTACGCCATGAAATACGGCTGCAGCGTGAATTGACTTTGTTTTCTGTTAATGCGCCCGAAGCAACGCGGTGTGAATTACGAACAAAAGCAAAAACTGTTGCCTTGGTAGCTATGACAGGCTACCCGCATCAGTACGTAGCCTACGATTTAAGCCCAGGGCCGTATGAATTGGTGGTAAACTACGGTGTTCAGGTAATCCGCCAACCGGTTCACCTGAACACGGGGTTAAATTATATGTCGGTTGACCAACCGTCTATGAATCCAGTATCGACACCTGCACCCGTTTCCCCGTCGGTACCCGTGGCTGTTAAGGCAACAGTAGAACCGTTGATGACGCTTCCTGACTCGTTACCCATGATTTATTTTGAGCAGGGCAGCTACCAGCTACGTCCCGATTCGCAGGATGTACTACGGCAGATAGCTCAATATATGAAAAGTCATCCAGCGTACACGCTTCAGATTACTGGCCATACTGACAATGTAGGCAACCCCCAAATTAATCAGACTCTGTCCATATACCGGGCGCTTGTCACGGCAAGATTCTTAGCCAACCTGGGTGTCGCCGAAAACTTACTGACAAAAGATGGCATTGGCAGCCGTCAGCCCATCGCACCTAATGATACTGAAGATAATAGAGCGCTTAACCGGCGGGTATCATTAAAATTAAGGACAGCTCAATGA
- the mnmE gene encoding tRNA uridine-5-carboxymethylaminomethyl(34) synthesis GTPase MnmE, which yields MSILQLEPIAALATAPGIGAIAVIRVSGEGAIQLTNRIFRGKDLTQQPSHTAHFGTLRNSDGGIIDEVLVTVFRTPKSFTKEDVVEISCHGSEFIIQQILRRLTQEGVRLARPGEFTQRAFLNGQFDLVQAEAVADLIASDSDASHRAALTQLRGGFSKQLKTLRQQLIDFVALVELELDFGEEDVEFAHRDQLRQLMLDIRRVLHPLIESFSAGNVIKNGVPTVIVGKPNAGKSTLLNALLNEEKAIVSDIPGTTRDVIEDELFIDGIRFRLIDTAGLRLATDQIEAIGIERTQQKMRDATLVVYLFDAKNITPDELQTAVADVRESGKPYLLVGNKLDALSDGKRQVLEEVAGERIVWISAARQTHLDDLKSTLSARVRTDAAVQTGSAVVTNARHYEHLTGTDEALARALNGLDTGTTPDWLAMDLRVALQHLGELTGQITTDDLLDSIFSKFCIGK from the coding sequence ATGTCTATACTCCAGTTAGAACCCATTGCTGCCCTGGCGACCGCCCCAGGTATCGGAGCCATTGCCGTTATCCGGGTTTCCGGCGAGGGCGCTATCCAGCTGACAAACCGCATCTTTCGGGGTAAAGATCTTACCCAGCAGCCTAGCCACACCGCCCATTTTGGCACGCTGCGTAATTCCGACGGCGGCATCATCGATGAGGTGCTGGTTACGGTATTTCGGACGCCAAAATCATTCACCAAAGAAGATGTTGTTGAGATTTCATGTCATGGTTCTGAGTTTATCATCCAGCAAATCCTGCGTCGGCTGACCCAGGAAGGTGTCCGGCTCGCCCGGCCGGGCGAGTTCACCCAGCGTGCTTTTTTGAACGGCCAGTTTGATCTGGTACAGGCCGAAGCCGTCGCCGACCTGATTGCGTCCGACTCCGACGCCAGCCACCGGGCCGCTCTGACCCAGCTGCGCGGAGGTTTTTCCAAACAGCTCAAAACGTTACGTCAGCAACTGATTGATTTTGTGGCGCTGGTTGAGCTGGAACTGGATTTCGGCGAGGAAGACGTTGAATTTGCGCACCGCGATCAGCTTCGGCAACTCATGCTTGATATTCGGCGGGTGCTGCATCCGCTGATTGAATCGTTTTCGGCGGGAAATGTTATCAAGAATGGGGTGCCAACGGTCATTGTTGGTAAGCCTAACGCGGGCAAATCAACCCTGCTGAATGCCTTACTGAACGAGGAAAAAGCGATCGTGTCGGATATTCCCGGCACCACCCGCGACGTAATTGAGGACGAACTGTTCATTGACGGTATCCGGTTCCGGCTGATCGACACGGCAGGTCTGCGGCTGGCCACCGACCAGATTGAAGCCATAGGCATCGAGCGAACGCAGCAGAAAATGCGCGATGCCACCCTGGTCGTTTACCTGTTCGATGCCAAGAACATTACCCCCGACGAACTGCAAACCGCCGTTGCCGACGTACGCGAATCAGGCAAGCCGTATTTGCTGGTAGGCAATAAGCTCGACGCCCTGTCAGACGGCAAACGCCAGGTGCTGGAAGAAGTAGCGGGCGAGCGTATCGTCTGGATTTCGGCCGCCCGGCAAACGCATCTGGATGATCTGAAATCTACGTTATCGGCTCGCGTCCGGACTGATGCAGCCGTGCAGACAGGCAGCGCCGTAGTGACCAACGCCCGCCACTACGAACACCTGACCGGCACCGACGAAGCTTTGGCCCGGGCGCTAAACGGGCTGGACACCGGCACAACCCCCGACTGGCTTGCCATGGACCTGCGCGTAGCCCTTCAGCACTTGGGTGAGCTAACCGGCCAGATCACCACCGACGATCTTCTGGATTCCATTTTCAGCAAGTTCTGTATCGGAAAGTAA
- a CDS encoding oxygenase MpaB family protein, translating to MSNRPMLTRIKSSRTFSDALLSRYRQQGDEPADAVIAAVVDDSGSVGLRRLMGWLTDTRDFALDEQPAVVQSFFVNYANLPLWADPERMQHGMAFFRKQAGLIGLTLGCFSLPYCYLGANGAQVLWLTERIKNDTSRRLQETGEWVFAVNNPKEWASGQAIARTLKIRLIHAGARWFSLHSGRWNDAWGMPVNQEDMAGTNLAFSYIVLRGLRQIGKSLATQLPTEQDEEEYLHHINVIGYLNGVAEELLPQNLREAYRLDQTIAQRQFAPSEAGAGLTKALLNAIAAVSKQDRPESVRNLAAGEMRFFLGDQYADWLAVPKAPVETRLAGLVNRLPIFPNTFPL from the coding sequence ATGAGTAACCGCCCGATGCTAACCCGCATTAAGTCATCCCGAACGTTTTCTGATGCTTTATTAAGTCGCTACCGGCAGCAGGGCGATGAACCCGCCGATGCGGTCATTGCGGCTGTTGTTGACGACAGCGGTTCAGTCGGTTTACGGCGACTAATGGGCTGGCTGACCGATACCAGGGATTTTGCGCTGGATGAGCAGCCGGCTGTCGTTCAATCCTTTTTTGTCAATTACGCTAACCTGCCTTTATGGGCTGATCCGGAGCGGATGCAGCATGGAATGGCGTTTTTTCGCAAACAGGCGGGGCTTATTGGCCTGACGTTAGGCTGCTTTTCACTGCCCTACTGCTACCTCGGTGCCAACGGAGCCCAAGTGCTCTGGCTAACTGAACGGATTAAGAACGATACCAGCCGACGTTTGCAGGAAACCGGTGAGTGGGTCTTTGCCGTGAATAACCCGAAGGAGTGGGCGAGTGGCCAGGCCATTGCCCGAACCCTCAAAATTCGATTGATCCATGCCGGAGCCCGCTGGTTCTCGCTGCACAGTGGCCGCTGGAACGACGCCTGGGGAATGCCTGTCAACCAGGAAGATATGGCCGGAACCAACCTGGCGTTTTCCTACATTGTCCTGCGGGGCTTGCGTCAGATAGGGAAGAGTTTGGCTACCCAGCTGCCAACGGAGCAGGATGAGGAGGAATACCTGCACCATATCAATGTCATCGGCTATCTCAATGGCGTTGCCGAAGAGTTACTCCCCCAAAATCTGCGGGAAGCATACCGACTGGACCAAACCATTGCCCAACGCCAGTTTGCGCCTTCGGAAGCGGGTGCGGGATTGACTAAGGCGCTGCTAAACGCCATTGCCGCGGTAAGTAAACAGGACCGGCCCGAATCAGTCCGGAACCTGGCAGCCGGGGAAATGCGTTTCTTCTTGGGCGATCAGTATGCCGACTGGCTTGCCGTACCAAAAGCGCCAGTCGAAACCCGACTGGCGGGACTCGTCAATCGACTGCCCATTTTCCCGAATACATTTCCGCTGTGA
- a CDS encoding MBL fold metallo-hydrolase has translation MVITLLGTGTSSGVPLIGCECAVCRSVDYRDKRLRSSVHISVEGRSFVIDTGPDFRQQVLRLDLKQLDAVLFTHEHKDHTAGMDEVRAYNFRSGHDMPIYARQSVLTQLEREFSYVFAEHKYPGIPRIRAHEITNTSFEVMGVQIVPIEVMHHKLPVFGFRVGDFTYLTDLNYISDEELEKVYGTKVLVLDALQRQPHISHYTLDQAVAMAGRIGADRTYFTHISHKLGMHREVEKELPPSIRLGYDGLQIKL, from the coding sequence ATGGTCATTACACTGCTGGGTACAGGAACGTCGTCGGGAGTGCCGTTAATTGGGTGCGAATGTGCGGTATGTCGCTCAGTAGACTATCGGGACAAGCGTCTTCGGTCGTCCGTCCATATTTCTGTAGAAGGCCGCAGTTTTGTTATCGATACCGGCCCAGATTTTCGCCAGCAGGTGCTCCGGCTGGACCTGAAGCAACTCGACGCGGTCCTGTTCACCCACGAGCATAAAGATCATACGGCCGGTATGGATGAGGTTCGGGCTTATAACTTCCGGTCTGGACACGACATGCCCATCTACGCCCGCCAGTCGGTGCTGACGCAGCTGGAGCGCGAATTTTCCTATGTGTTTGCCGAGCACAAGTACCCCGGCATCCCTCGAATCCGGGCTCATGAGATTACCAATACCTCTTTTGAAGTGATGGGTGTGCAGATTGTGCCTATTGAAGTGATGCACCACAAACTGCCCGTTTTCGGCTTTCGGGTCGGCGACTTTACGTACCTGACCGACCTCAATTATATTTCTGACGAAGAGCTGGAAAAAGTCTACGGCACAAAGGTGCTGGTCCTCGACGCGCTGCAACGCCAGCCCCATATTTCGCATTACACCCTCGATCAGGCGGTTGCCATGGCCGGGCGTATCGGCGCCGACCGGACTTATTTCACGCATATCAGCCACAAACTGGGTATGCACCGTGAAGTTGAAAAAGAGCTCCCACCCAGCATTCGCCTAGGGTACGATGGCTTGCAGATCAAGCTTTGA
- a CDS encoding response regulator, with protein MSASKRVLIAEDSSVIQNLARKILEFQNYDITAVKNGEQVLQILEKEDFSILLLDINMPIMDGMECVRRVRAMSDQEKATVPIVAITGNAKNYTEEEFKTAGFNDVLVKPLNFDRLVEVVNQLTDK; from the coding sequence ATGTCAGCTTCCAAACGCGTCCTGATTGCCGAAGATAGCTCCGTTATCCAGAATCTGGCCCGCAAGATCCTTGAGTTTCAGAACTATGACATCACTGCCGTAAAGAATGGCGAACAGGTGCTGCAGATTCTGGAAAAGGAAGATTTTAGTATCCTGCTGTTAGACATCAACATGCCCATTATGGACGGTATGGAATGCGTTCGGCGCGTTCGTGCCATGTCTGATCAGGAAAAAGCGACAGTTCCCATCGTTGCCATTACGGGTAACGCCAAAAACTATACAGAAGAAGAGTTCAAAACGGCCGGCTTCAACGACGTACTGGTTAAACCACTCAACTTCGACCGGCTGGTAGAAGTGGTTAATCAGTTGACGGATAAATAA
- a CDS encoding WapI family immunity protein — MRLTGPDGIFELNILDYECSDSPSFMDRNWLIVSLRTRYRDHQCVRTAPILSTWELELLLKWMRAIADEHELSPKLSFVEPALGFNNISMGNGDYRFRIKLGSDALPNWQRGTAPFYLPVTPDKRELQGAIQDLERQLHRFPVRE, encoded by the coding sequence ATGAGACTGACCGGACCCGATGGCATTTTTGAGCTGAACATTCTGGACTATGAATGCAGCGACTCTCCGTCCTTTATGGACCGTAACTGGCTTATTGTCAGCCTAAGAACCCGTTACCGCGATCACCAATGCGTTCGCACGGCGCCGATTCTTTCTACCTGGGAGCTGGAGTTACTGCTGAAGTGGATGCGCGCAATTGCGGATGAGCACGAACTTTCGCCTAAACTGTCGTTTGTTGAACCAGCTTTAGGGTTTAACAACATCTCGATGGGTAATGGCGACTACCGGTTTCGGATTAAACTCGGCTCGGATGCCCTGCCTAACTGGCAACGCGGCACCGCACCGTTTTATTTACCCGTTACGCCCGATAAACGTGAATTACAGGGAGCCATTCAGGATCTGGAACGACAGCTACACCGATTTCCTGTACGTGAGTAA
- a CDS encoding PAS domain S-box protein translates to MRWSSKTKDELVAEIQRLHHERDGAVLSDDAPHPDVRQTVDQLNLIGVTIERDGALSYANPYTYRVTAWHPDDIIGKNFFDIFIPPADRARLELEFEEALIKGGFPEQREVNLLTRSGAFRNVRLNSFLTHDDKSGVSSFTLIGEDVTNKRRVASALSNTNAQLQDLVDNTSDLIQLLTLDGKFIFVNRAWREVLGYSSDEIAALNLRDVLHPDYAESTLTLLKRIQEGVKLPYFETVFRNKAGKTIFLSGSVNCRFDNGKPTTFRCILHDITGKIRAEKSQKLYYSIANWTINAHNLDELYHRIHEELGNIIEARNFFIALYDSSKTYLSFPYYVDEYFGGNMRFTKRKLGNGLTEYTIRANKPLFLYEKDIRQLAEQHKIDLYGQLQPKVMLTAPLRIGDEITGIIGVKSYDDARTYGPRDLELLEFISGQVALAIARKQSEAALDKQNARLNAIFDSSTYLVWSVNKGLQLTSFNKNYTRLIENQLSEKPRLHISAPKQGWRMIGEENRRLLEEKYRLAFRGYAQNFELHFGNDEKEVWLDFQLNPIMLAGGLIEEVSGIARDITNRKRAEIATLQSEEKFRGIFENLQDIYARVDRKGRITMISPSVFKRMGYTPDEVLGQDVTQYFVDKSVIHRAMIKLGRNRSLRNFEVSMRRKDGTERQFMFNMLLLQDDDGRYSVVAVLARDITELKRQSAELVKAKEEAERSLKVKEQFLANMSHEIRTPMNGVIGMIDLLNDTRLDDEQRSYVKTIKRSSETLLNILNDILDLSKIEAGKMVLHEAPIEFREIFEKLIALFGQQANSKNNELSYHLDPALPKFVIADQTRLLQILSNMTSNAIKFTENGTIRVEANLISKHGKFNRIRVGVKDSGIGISAANINLLFNSFSQVDTSSRKSFGGTGLGLAISKELAHLMKGDVGVESEVGQGSTFWFEIELKETSISPTQQTTEVAEIALANFFSDYHPNVLLVDDNAVNRKVASEILRKAGCIVTIADSGPAAIAEVQKGEEKRARGEFAGFDVIFMDIQMPDMDGVETTRHLRAQFGLQLPTVVAMTAYSMREDRERFISQGLDDYIAKPIRAQSLIAKVKEIADASRAKRGSAPASPAPEPVVAGESALPIIDPEIVGQLRDIGGQELVDSIMEEFVVEATDLVKGAVDAYALGDIPTVKSHLHTLKGSAGTIGVSRMADIARTAEGKLKLNDTSGLSEALQALERSFTEFLQERETVKT, encoded by the coding sequence ATGCGCTGGTCTTCTAAAACCAAAGACGAATTAGTAGCCGAAATTCAGCGGCTCCACCACGAACGCGACGGCGCTGTTCTGTCTGATGACGCCCCGCATCCCGACGTTCGCCAGACAGTCGATCAGCTAAATCTGATTGGCGTTACGATTGAGCGCGACGGAGCGCTCAGCTACGCTAATCCTTATACCTACCGCGTTACGGCCTGGCATCCAGATGATATTATTGGGAAAAATTTCTTCGATATTTTTATTCCGCCCGCCGACCGGGCCCGGCTTGAGCTTGAATTTGAGGAAGCGCTGATCAAAGGCGGCTTTCCTGAGCAGCGGGAAGTGAACCTGCTGACCCGCAGCGGAGCGTTTCGCAACGTTCGGCTGAACTCGTTTCTGACCCATGACGATAAAAGTGGCGTATCGTCCTTTACGCTGATTGGTGAGGACGTCACCAACAAACGGCGCGTTGCCTCGGCGCTGTCGAATACCAACGCTCAACTGCAGGATCTGGTCGACAATACGTCTGACTTGATTCAGTTGCTGACGCTCGATGGCAAGTTTATCTTCGTCAATCGGGCCTGGCGCGAGGTGTTGGGTTATAGTTCCGACGAAATTGCCGCCCTGAATCTGCGCGACGTACTCCATCCCGATTATGCCGAAAGTACGCTGACGCTGCTGAAACGGATTCAGGAAGGCGTTAAGCTGCCATATTTTGAAACCGTATTTCGCAACAAGGCCGGTAAAACCATTTTTCTGTCGGGTAGTGTCAACTGCCGGTTCGATAACGGAAAGCCTACCACGTTCCGGTGCATTCTTCACGATATAACGGGCAAGATTCGGGCCGAAAAGTCGCAGAAGTTATACTATAGCATCGCCAACTGGACGATTAACGCCCACAACCTTGACGAGCTTTACCACCGGATTCATGAAGAACTGGGGAACATTATCGAAGCCCGGAATTTCTTCATCGCTCTGTATGATTCCAGCAAAACCTATCTGTCGTTTCCGTATTACGTCGACGAGTACTTTGGCGGTAACATGCGGTTCACTAAACGGAAACTCGGCAACGGCCTGACCGAATACACGATTCGGGCCAATAAGCCCCTGTTTCTGTACGAAAAAGATATCCGCCAGCTCGCCGAGCAGCACAAAATTGATTTGTACGGGCAGCTTCAGCCGAAGGTGATGCTGACGGCGCCCCTGCGCATTGGCGACGAGATTACGGGAATTATAGGCGTAAAGTCCTACGACGACGCCCGAACCTACGGCCCCCGGGATCTGGAACTGCTCGAATTCATTTCGGGACAGGTGGCGCTGGCTATCGCCCGCAAACAGTCGGAGGCCGCCCTCGATAAACAGAACGCCCGGCTGAACGCAATTTTCGACAGCAGTACGTATCTGGTCTGGTCGGTCAACAAGGGGCTGCAACTGACTTCGTTCAACAAGAATTACACGCGGCTAATTGAGAATCAGTTAAGCGAAAAGCCCCGGCTGCACATCAGCGCACCCAAGCAGGGCTGGCGCATGATTGGCGAAGAAAACCGGAGACTGCTGGAAGAAAAATACCGACTGGCCTTCCGGGGCTACGCCCAGAACTTCGAACTGCATTTCGGCAACGACGAAAAAGAGGTCTGGCTGGATTTTCAGCTCAATCCGATCATGCTGGCGGGTGGTCTGATTGAAGAAGTGTCGGGCATTGCGCGTGACATCACGAACCGGAAACGAGCCGAAATCGCTACGCTGCAGAGCGAAGAGAAATTCCGGGGGATTTTCGAAAACCTGCAGGACATCTATGCCCGCGTAGACCGTAAAGGCCGGATTACGATGATCAGCCCGTCGGTGTTCAAACGTATGGGGTACACGCCCGACGAAGTGCTGGGCCAGGACGTAACGCAGTATTTTGTTGACAAGAGCGTCATTCACCGGGCCATGATTAAGCTCGGGCGTAATCGCAGCCTGCGCAACTTCGAGGTCAGCATGCGCCGGAAAGACGGCACTGAACGGCAGTTTATGTTCAATATGCTCCTGCTGCAGGACGACGACGGTCGTTACTCGGTCGTGGCGGTGCTGGCGCGCGACATCACCGAACTGAAGCGGCAGTCGGCCGAACTCGTCAAGGCCAAGGAAGAAGCCGAGCGTTCGCTGAAGGTAAAAGAGCAGTTTCTGGCCAATATGAGCCACGAAATCCGTACGCCAATGAACGGCGTGATCGGTATGATTGACCTGCTTAACGATACCCGCCTGGACGATGAGCAGCGCAGTTACGTTAAAACCATCAAACGCTCGTCGGAAACGCTGCTCAACATCCTGAACGATATTCTGGACCTGTCTAAAATTGAAGCGGGCAAGATGGTGCTGCACGAAGCGCCGATCGAATTCCGCGAAATTTTTGAGAAGCTGATTGCCCTGTTCGGCCAGCAGGCCAATTCCAAAAACAACGAGCTTAGCTACCATCTCGATCCGGCGCTGCCTAAGTTCGTAATTGCCGACCAGACGCGGCTGCTGCAGATTCTGTCGAATATGACCTCTAACGCCATTAAGTTTACCGAGAACGGTACCATTCGGGTTGAGGCTAATCTCATCAGCAAGCACGGTAAATTCAACCGGATTCGGGTAGGCGTAAAAGACTCCGGCATCGGCATCTCGGCAGCCAATATTAACCTGTTGTTCAATTCCTTCAGTCAGGTCGATACATCGTCGCGCAAGTCGTTTGGCGGCACGGGGCTGGGCCTGGCCATCTCGAAAGAACTGGCGCATCTGATGAAAGGTGACGTGGGCGTAGAGTCGGAAGTAGGGCAGGGCAGTACGTTCTGGTTCGAGATTGAACTGAAAGAAACGTCGATCAGTCCGACGCAGCAGACCACCGAAGTGGCTGAAATTGCGCTGGCCAACTTCTTCAGCGATTACCACCCGAACGTATTGCTGGTCGACGACAACGCCGTTAACCGCAAGGTAGCCAGCGAGATTCTGCGGAAGGCCGGTTGCATCGTTACCATTGCCGACAGTGGTCCGGCGGCCATTGCGGAGGTGCAGAAAGGCGAAGAGAAACGAGCCAGGGGCGAATTTGCGGGATTCGACGTTATTTTCATGGACATTCAGATGCCCGACATGGATGGTGTCGAAACGACCCGCCATCTGCGCGCGCAGTTCGGGCTGCAACTCCCAACGGTTGTCGCCATGACGGCCTACTCAATGCGCGAAGACCGGGAACGCTTCATCAGTCAGGGCCTCGACGATTACATTGCCAAGCCGATCCGGGCGCAGAGTCTGATCGCTAAAGTAAAGGAAATTGCGGATGCCAGCCGGGCGAAACGCGGGAGCGCACCAGCCAGTCCGGCGCCGGAACCAGTCGTTGCCGGAGAGTCTGCGCTGCCGATCATTGACCCCGAAATTGTTGGCCAGCTCCGCGACATTGGCGGGCAGGAACTCGTCGACAGCATCATGGAGGAGTTTGTTGTCGAAGCCACCGACCTGGTTAAAGGCGCGGTAGATGCCTACGCGCTGGGCGATATTCCGACCGTGAAAAGTCACCTGCATACGCTCAAAGGCAGTGCCGGAACCATTGGCGTGTCGCGCATGGCCGACATAGCCCGCACCGCCGAAGGAAAACTTAAGCTAAACGATACAAGTGGGTTATCTGAAGCCTTGCAGGCGCTGGAGCGATCATTTACCGAGTTCCTGCAAGAGCGTGAAACTGTGAAAACGTAA
- a CDS encoding PKD domain-containing protein produces the protein MGKLFIVGIILLALTGCEPYDLERKRFPVCSKPSAEIGVTIDRLDVTFFLFNPQGDITVAGWDPGDGKGKNRVGPRVTYNYEKAGTYIVTLVLVNACDDTFTTTRDITIRN, from the coding sequence ATGGGTAAACTATTTATTGTTGGGATCATCTTACTGGCTCTGACGGGATGCGAACCCTACGATCTGGAACGTAAGCGTTTCCCGGTCTGTTCCAAACCCTCGGCCGAGATTGGCGTTACGATCGATCGGCTGGACGTAACGTTTTTTCTGTTTAATCCGCAGGGCGACATCACGGTGGCAGGCTGGGACCCCGGCGACGGCAAAGGTAAAAATCGGGTTGGCCCCCGCGTAACGTATAATTACGAAAAAGCCGGTACCTATATCGTTACGCTGGTGCTAGTCAACGCCTGCGACGATACGTTTACGACCACCCGCGATATTACCATCCGTAACTAG
- a CDS encoding WG repeat-containing protein produces MTETELTDKLREAIVLDGPDVWRSNGYLQEAQAAGLSLAAALKLANEVSQEISNNSILFENIQTRIARLALPSRSHLIEQDLNQIVNAAVSLKLSADFVRNRWVPAVMARLAKSSAPQPPEPPVTTIPVTTTTHSGASDAFTELIEREPARPEPESRPAEPELVVAEPPKPVSPPVPEPVAPVNKPTEPPAEPSKPAAPPEPAPVVRKFTATPAKVRKGQGVTLEWNVDNLLAVTIDDLGEGLSPQNRGWVKPTKTTDYTLFDANNNPLSTVRVEVIPPDRSGVYGVLFALALLALIYWLIRNNSGERISPEPQRRTERTTYSTGSASRTGRQAPVDDQETEAASTQTLPGDESSTTVVEETKPVEEPAQPPVADNPPASEPETVPTTPADARAGKYEEAFGGKPYDKIELGTDERGWRRARSNGRWGFIDENDEWVIQPEFEAVTPFRGNTAGAFLNGQLITINRNGERIK; encoded by the coding sequence ATGACGGAAACTGAACTGACCGACAAACTCCGCGAAGCCATCGTTCTCGACGGCCCCGATGTGTGGCGAAGTAATGGCTACCTACAGGAAGCGCAGGCCGCTGGCCTATCGCTCGCGGCTGCTCTGAAGCTGGCAAACGAGGTTAGTCAGGAAATCAGCAACAACAGTATTCTGTTCGAGAATATTCAGACCCGCATTGCCCGGCTGGCGCTGCCTTCGCGCAGCCATCTCATAGAACAGGATTTAAACCAGATTGTCAACGCGGCTGTTTCGCTGAAACTGTCGGCCGATTTTGTGCGCAACCGCTGGGTTCCAGCCGTCATGGCACGGCTGGCAAAAAGTTCGGCTCCACAACCCCCCGAACCGCCGGTGACAACTATACCGGTAACGACAACTACCCATTCGGGCGCTTCGGATGCGTTTACAGAGTTAATCGAACGCGAACCGGCACGGCCTGAGCCGGAGAGTCGGCCCGCAGAGCCGGAACTTGTAGTAGCAGAGCCGCCAAAACCTGTATCGCCACCCGTTCCAGAGCCGGTTGCGCCCGTTAACAAGCCAACTGAGCCACCCGCTGAACCGAGCAAACCTGCTGCTCCGCCCGAACCGGCCCCGGTTGTGCGGAAGTTTACGGCCACGCCCGCCAAAGTGCGCAAAGGGCAGGGCGTTACGCTGGAATGGAATGTCGACAATTTGCTGGCCGTCACGATTGATGATTTAGGCGAAGGTTTATCTCCCCAGAACCGGGGCTGGGTAAAACCGACCAAAACGACGGATTACACACTGTTTGACGCTAATAACAATCCGCTTAGTACCGTTCGGGTTGAGGTGATTCCGCCGGATCGGAGTGGGGTTTACGGGGTTCTGTTTGCGCTGGCACTACTGGCACTAATTTACTGGCTAATTCGGAATAACAGCGGAGAACGAATCTCACCTGAGCCGCAGAGACGAACGGAGCGGACGACTTACTCAACCGGATCTGCTTCTCGAACAGGTCGCCAGGCACCAGTTGATGATCAGGAAACAGAAGCTGCCAGTACCCAGACTCTGCCTGGCGACGAATCGTCAACGACCGTAGTGGAGGAAACTAAACCGGTCGAAGAGCCGGCTCAGCCACCCGTTGCCGATAACCCGCCCGCGTCCGAGCCCGAAACTGTGCCTACTACTCCAGCCGATGCCCGGGCGGGTAAGTACGAGGAAGCCTTCGGCGGTAAGCCTTACGATAAGATAGAGTTGGGCACTGATGAGCGCGGCTGGCGACGGGCGCGCAGCAATGGTCGCTGGGGCTTTATTGATGAGAACGATGAGTGGGTCATTCAGCCCGAGTTTGAGGCCGTTACGCCCTTCCGGGGGAATACAGCCGGCGCTTTCCTGAATGGGCAGCTTATAACCATTAACCGAAATGGCGAACGCATCAAATAA